One genomic region from Quercus robur chromosome 4, dhQueRobu3.1, whole genome shotgun sequence encodes:
- the LOC126723877 gene encoding DNA topoisomerase 2-like isoform X2 gives MVVEKKRPLQPSATANVDPTPPLAAAAAPAAATKNGKTIEEMYQKKSQLEHILLRPDTYIGSIEKHTQSLWVYEPDRGMVHRPVTFVPGLYKIFDEILVNAADNKQRDPKMDSLKVVINVEENRISVQNNGDGVPVEIHQEEKVYVPELIFGHLLTSSNYDDTVKKTTGGRNGYGAKLTNIFSTEFVIETADGKRLKKYKQVFSNNMGTKSEPVISKCKESENWTKVSFKPDLAKFNMTHLEDDVVALMKKRVFDLAGCLGKSVKVELNGTRIPVKSFTDYVNLYLDSAAKSKPEKSPSYHVKVNDRWEICVSLSDGQFQQVSFVNSIATTKGGTHVDYITNQITNHIMNFVNKKNKNANIKAHNVKNYLWVFVNALIDNPAFDSQTKETLTLRQSSFGSKCELSQDFLKNVSKSGIVDSLLSWANFKQSKDLKKSDGTKTEKIHGIEKLDDANKAGGKESDKCTLILTEGDSAKALALAGLAAVGRDYYGVFPLRGKLLNVREATAKQLTENKEIGYIKQILGLQQHKEYANVKSLRYGHLMIMTDQDHDGSHIKGLLINFIHSYWPSLLKVPSFLIEFITPIVKATHKNGAQLSFYTMPEYESWKHNLTGNASGWSIKYYKGLGTSTSKEGREYFANLEKHRKDFIWEDEQDGEAIELAFSKKKIEERKSWLRQFEPGTHLDQTGKLIKYSDFVNKELILFSMADLQRSIPSMVDGLKPGQRKILFCSFKRNFVKEAKVAQFSGYVSEHSAYHHGEQSLASTIIGMAQDYVGSNNINLLQPNGQFGTRNYGGKDHASARYMPIIPTVLVNGSEGIGTGWSSYVPNYNPRDIIANVRRLLNGDAMEPMDPWYKWFKGTIEKTAAKEGGDSYTICGTIEEVNETTLRITELPIRRWTQDYKEFLESISSSNKECKDPFIEDFDMNCDDVTVEFDVFLTPENLIRVTQEGLLKKFKLTTTISTTNMHLFDPRGVIKKYDNPEQILEEFFHLRLEFYEKRKKFLLNKREMELLKLENKVRFILAVVKGEIIVSNRKRADLFVELQTKGFTPFPKKTKAVEPEVAGATDDTEETEVKSPADSSSNGVQISDYEYLLAMAIGSLTIEKVQELCAERDKLNKEVDDLRKETPKSFWRKDLDALDGQLDELDKSDAQSEELRKKMRGKARGEAAMKSTRQAPKNPRKNNNKKANNAESVAEAVSSSMAAMEIEKAPEAAKPKGRAGSRKAPAKPKKQTLVLNDDDDDDDDVLELKERLAAYNLDSSPDQSAAMETEVPKVPAKKKEPSKRAAAAQKKKALATVSEISDVDDNDINEIDDDDGDSEIEVVAAPEAGKKGGRKPAANAKAGKAPAAAKKRGAGNKQQPQTLGQKLLTDMLKPAENSGISPEKKVRKMRESPFNKKSGSVLGRVGKVNEVTENEENSGSASTSASTEETIEVAPARARPQRVNRAQTRYVLSDSESEHATEDSEFDEVTDESEDE, from the exons atGGTAGTCGAGAAAAAACGCCCCTTACAACCCTCGGCCACCGCGAATGTGGACCCCACACCACCCCTCGCAGCGGCGGCCGCCCCCGCCGCAGCCACCAAAAATGGAAAAACCATCGAGGAAATGTACCAAAAGAAGTCACAACTCGAGCACATCCTCCTCCGGCCGGACACCTACATCGGCTCCATCGAGAAGCACACGCAGTCGCTCTGGGTTTACGAGCCCGACCGCGGCATGGTCCACAGGCCGGTCACCTTCGTCCCGGGTCTGTACAAGATTTTCGACGAGATCTTGGTCAATGCGGCGGATAACAAGCAGCGGGACCCGAAGATGGACTCTCTGAAGGTGGTGATCAACGTCGAGGAGAACCGGATCAGCGTGCAGAACAACGGAGATGGAGTGCCTGTGGAGATTCACCAGGAGGAGAAGGTGTACGTGCCGGAGTTGATTTTCGGGCACTTGTTGACGAGTAGCAATTACGACGATACTGTGAAGAAGACGACTGGTGGGAGGAATGGCTATGGTGCGAAGCTCACGAACATCTTCTCGACCGAGTTTGTTATCGAGACCGCCGATGGGAAGCGACTGAAGAAGTACAAGcag GTATTTTCCAACAACATGGGAACGAAATCTGAGCCAGTCATTTCAAAGTGCAAAGAGAGTGAGAACTGGACTAAGGTTTCATTTAAGCCCGACTTGGCAAAATTTAACATGACTCATCTTGAGGACGACGTGGTTGCGCTGATGAAAAAGCGGGTATTTGACTTGGCTGGGTGCCTTGGGAAATCTGTGAAGGTTGAACTGAATGGAACTCGGATCCCCGTAAAATCATTTACTGATTATGTTAATCTCTACTTAGATTCTGCTGCTAAATCTAAACCTGAGAAATCTCCAAG CTATCATGTGAAAGTTAATGATAGGTGGGAGATATGTGTGAGTCTTAGTGACGGGCAGTTTCAACAG GTCAGCTTTGTGAATTCGATTGCCACAACCAAGGGTGGAACTCATGTTGATTATATCACTAATCAAATTACAAACCATATAATGAATTTtgtaaataagaaaaacaagaatGCCAACATCAAAGCCCATAACGTGAAGAACTACTTGTGGGTTTTTGTCAATGCTCTTATTGACAACCCTGCTTTTGATTCCCAAACTAAAGAAACTCTGACACTTCGCCAAAGCAGTTTTGGGTCCAAGTGTGAGCTTTCACAAGATTTTCTGAAGAATG TCTCAAAGTCTGGAATTGTAGACAGTCTCCTATCATGGGCAAATTTCAAGCAGAGTAAAGATCTTAAGAAAAGTGATGGAACGAAGACAGAGAAGATTCATGGTATTGAAAAACTAGACGATGCTAACAAAGCAGGAGGGAAGGAATCTGATAAATGTACCTTGATTTTAACTGAAGGAGATTCAGCTAAGGCTCTTGCA TTGGCCGGGCTTGCTGCTGTGGGTCGAGATTACTATGGTGTGTTCCCATTGAGAGGTAAATTGCTCAATGTGAGGGAAGCCACTGCTAAACAGCTCACTGAGAATAAAGAAATTGGGTACATAAAGCAGATTCTTGGACTTCAGCAGCATAAAGAATACGCCAATGTAAAATCTTTGAGATATGGTCATTTGATGATAATGACTGATCAG GATCATGATGGTTCCCACATCAAAGGGCTGTTGATCAATTTTATTCATTCGTATTGGCCATCACTGTTAAAAGTTCCATCTTTCTTAATTGAGTTTATCACTCCAATTGTGAAG GCAACTCACAAAAATGGGGCACAATTATCATTTTATACCATGCCTGAGTACGAGTCATGGAAGCACAATTTGACGGGCAATGCAAGTGGGTGGTCTATCAAGTACTATAAG GGGTTGGGAACAAGCACATCAAAGGAAGGAAGAGAGTACTTTGCAAATCTTGAGAAACACAGGAAAGATTTTATTTGGGAAGATGAACAGGATGGGGAGGCCATTGAGCTGGCATTTAGTAAGAAGAAGATAGAAGAGAGGAAGAGTTGGCTTAGGCAGTTTGAG CCTGGTACTCACCTTGATCAGACGGGCAAGCTCATAAAATACAGTGACTTTGTCAACAAGGAGCTTATACTGTTTTCAATGGCAGATCTTCAGAGGTCTATTCCCTCCATGGTTGATGGCCTGAAGCCTGGCCAAAGGAAAATTCTTTTCTGCTCTTTCAAGAGGAACTTTGTCAAGGAAGCAAAAGTTGCCCAGTTTTCTGGTTATGTGTCTGAGCATTCAGCTTATCATCACGGTGAGCAGAGTCTTGCGAGTACCATCATCGGAATGGCACAAGATTATGTGGGCTCCAACAACATTAACCTGCTTCAACCAAATGGCCAATTTGGCACTCGTAATTAT GGAGGAAAAGATCATGCAAGTGCTAG gtACATGCCAATTATACCAACGGTTCTTGTCAATGGTAGTGAAGGAATTGGGACTGGTTGGAGCTCTTACGTTCCTAATTACAACCCAAGAGACATAATAGCAAATGTTAGGCGCTTGTTGAATGGTGATGCTATGGAGCCTATGGATCCATGGTATAAATGGTTTAAAGGAACTATTGAGAAAACTGCTGCAAAGGAAGGAGGGGATAGCTACACTATTTGTGGAACTATAGAGGAAGTCAATGAGACGACACTAAGGATAACAGAGCTACCAATCCGTAGATGGACACAAGATTACAAGGAATTCCTGGAATCTATTTCTTCTAGTAATAAAGAATGCAAAGATCCCTTCATTGAG GATTTTGATATGAATTGTGATGACGTAACAGTAGAATTTGACGTCTTCTTGACCCCTGAGAACTTGATTAGGGTCACTCAAGAGGGCTTGCTGAAGAAATTTAAACTAACCACTACAATTAGCACAACTAATATGCACCTATTTGACCCAAGAGGCGTGATTAAGAAGTATGACAACCCGGAGCAAA TTCTTGAagaattttttcatttaagacttgaattttatgagaaaagaaag AAATTTCTTCTGAACAAACGTGAAATGGAGTTGTTGAAGTTGGAAAACAAAGTTAGGTTTATCCTTGCAGTTGTGAAGGGAGAGATCATTGTAAGTAATAGGAAGAGAGCTGATCTGTTTGTTGAGCTGCAAACAAAAGGTTTCACTCCTTTTCCAAAGAAAACTAAAGCTGTTGAGCCAGAAGTTGCTGGTGCAACTGACGATACAGAAGAAACAGAAGTGAAATCTCCTGCTGACAGCAGTAGTAATGGGGTACAGATCAGTGATTATGAGTATCTACTGGCCATGGCAATTGGAAGCTTGACCATTGAGAAGGTTCAGGAGCTATGTGCTGAAAGGGATAAGCTCAATAAGGAGGTTGATGATTTGAGAAAGGAAACTCCAAAGTCCTTTTGGAGGAAAGATCTTGATGCTTTGGATGGGCAACTCGAT GAGCTTGACAAAAGTGATGCTCAGTCAGAGgagttaagaaagaaaatgagaggcAAAGCAAGGGGTGAAGCAGCTATGAAGTCTACTAGACAAGCACCCAAGAACCCACGGaagaacaataataagaagGCAAATAATGCAGAATCTGTTGCAGAAGCTGTCTCGTCATCTATGGCTGCAATGGAAATCG AGAAAGCTCCTGAGGCAGCGAAACCCAAAGGCAGAGCAGGCTCTAGGAAAGCTCCTGCTAAG cCGAAAAAGCAAACTTTAGtcttgaatgatgatgatgatgacgatgacgATGTACTTGAGCTTAAAGAACGACTTGCTGCCTATAACCTCGACTCATCTCCTGATCAGTCAGCAG CCATGGAGACTGAAGTGCCCAAAGTACCAGCCAAGAAGAAAGAACCTAGCAAAAGGGCTGCTGCTGCACAGAAGAAGAAGGCCTTGGCAACTGTTTCGGAGATATCTGATGTTGATGATAATGATATTAATgaaattgatgatgatgatggagatagTGAGATAGAAGTTGTAGCTGCTCCAGAAGCCGGGAAAAAGGGCGGGAGAAAACCGGCTGCAAATGCTAAGGCAGGTAAGGCCCCAGCAGCGGCAAAGAAGAGAGGTGCAGGCAATAAGCAGCAGCCTCAGACATTGGGCCAGAAGCTTTTAACTGACATGTTAAAGCCTGCTGAAAATTCTGGGATTTCACCAGAGAAGAAAGTGAGAAAGATGAGGGAATCTCCATTCAACAAGAAAAGTGGTTCTGTGTTGGGAAGGGTTGGTAAGGTAAATGAAGTGactgaaaatgaagaaaattcgGGTTCTGCTTCTACTTCTGCCAGTACTGAAGAAACTATTGAAGTCGCACCAGCAAGAGCAAGACCTCAAAGGGTGAACCGTGCGCAGACAAGGTATGTGTTGAGTGACTCTGAAAGTGAACATGCCACTGAGGATTCTGAATTTGATGAAGTGACTGATGAAAGTGAAGATGAATAG
- the LOC126723877 gene encoding DNA topoisomerase 2-like isoform X1, which produces MVVEKKRPLQPSATANVDPTPPLAAAAAPAAATKNGKTIEEMYQKKSQLEHILLRPDTYIGSIEKHTQSLWVYEPDRGMVHRPVTFVPGLYKIFDEILVNAADNKQRDPKMDSLKVVINVEENRISVQNNGDGVPVEIHQEEKVYVPELIFGHLLTSSNYDDTVKKTTGGRNGYGAKLTNIFSTEFVIETADGKRLKKYKQVFSNNMGTKSEPVISKCKESENWTKVSFKPDLAKFNMTHLEDDVVALMKKRVFDLAGCLGKSVKVELNGTRIPVKSFTDYVNLYLDSAAKSKPEKSPSYHVKVNDRWEICVSLSDGQFQQVSFVNSIATTKGGTHVDYITNQITNHIMNFVNKKNKNANIKAHNVKNYLWVFVNALIDNPAFDSQTKETLTLRQSSFGSKCELSQDFLKNVSKSGIVDSLLSWANFKQSKDLKKSDGTKTEKIHGIEKLDDANKAGGKESDKCTLILTEGDSAKALALAGLAAVGRDYYGVFPLRGKLLNVREATAKQLTENKEIGYIKQILGLQQHKEYANVKSLRYGHLMIMTDQDHDGSHIKGLLINFIHSYWPSLLKVPSFLIEFITPIVKATHKNGAQLSFYTMPEYESWKHNLTGNASGWSIKYYKGLGTSTSKEGREYFANLEKHRKDFIWEDEQDGEAIELAFSKKKIEERKSWLRQFEPGTHLDQTGKLIKYSDFVNKELILFSMADLQRSIPSMVDGLKPGQRKILFCSFKRNFVKEAKVAQFSGYVSEHSAYHHGEQSLASTIIGMAQDYVGSNNINLLQPNGQFGTRNYGGKDHASARYVYTRLSPITRFLFHKDDDDLLDYLNEDGQSIEPTWYMPIIPTVLVNGSEGIGTGWSSYVPNYNPRDIIANVRRLLNGDAMEPMDPWYKWFKGTIEKTAAKEGGDSYTICGTIEEVNETTLRITELPIRRWTQDYKEFLESISSSNKECKDPFIEDFDMNCDDVTVEFDVFLTPENLIRVTQEGLLKKFKLTTTISTTNMHLFDPRGVIKKYDNPEQILEEFFHLRLEFYEKRKKFLLNKREMELLKLENKVRFILAVVKGEIIVSNRKRADLFVELQTKGFTPFPKKTKAVEPEVAGATDDTEETEVKSPADSSSNGVQISDYEYLLAMAIGSLTIEKVQELCAERDKLNKEVDDLRKETPKSFWRKDLDALDGQLDELDKSDAQSEELRKKMRGKARGEAAMKSTRQAPKNPRKNNNKKANNAESVAEAVSSSMAAMEIEKAPEAAKPKGRAGSRKAPAKPKKQTLVLNDDDDDDDDVLELKERLAAYNLDSSPDQSAAMETEVPKVPAKKKEPSKRAAAAQKKKALATVSEISDVDDNDINEIDDDDGDSEIEVVAAPEAGKKGGRKPAANAKAGKAPAAAKKRGAGNKQQPQTLGQKLLTDMLKPAENSGISPEKKVRKMRESPFNKKSGSVLGRVGKVNEVTENEENSGSASTSASTEETIEVAPARARPQRVNRAQTRYVLSDSESEHATEDSEFDEVTDESEDE; this is translated from the exons atGGTAGTCGAGAAAAAACGCCCCTTACAACCCTCGGCCACCGCGAATGTGGACCCCACACCACCCCTCGCAGCGGCGGCCGCCCCCGCCGCAGCCACCAAAAATGGAAAAACCATCGAGGAAATGTACCAAAAGAAGTCACAACTCGAGCACATCCTCCTCCGGCCGGACACCTACATCGGCTCCATCGAGAAGCACACGCAGTCGCTCTGGGTTTACGAGCCCGACCGCGGCATGGTCCACAGGCCGGTCACCTTCGTCCCGGGTCTGTACAAGATTTTCGACGAGATCTTGGTCAATGCGGCGGATAACAAGCAGCGGGACCCGAAGATGGACTCTCTGAAGGTGGTGATCAACGTCGAGGAGAACCGGATCAGCGTGCAGAACAACGGAGATGGAGTGCCTGTGGAGATTCACCAGGAGGAGAAGGTGTACGTGCCGGAGTTGATTTTCGGGCACTTGTTGACGAGTAGCAATTACGACGATACTGTGAAGAAGACGACTGGTGGGAGGAATGGCTATGGTGCGAAGCTCACGAACATCTTCTCGACCGAGTTTGTTATCGAGACCGCCGATGGGAAGCGACTGAAGAAGTACAAGcag GTATTTTCCAACAACATGGGAACGAAATCTGAGCCAGTCATTTCAAAGTGCAAAGAGAGTGAGAACTGGACTAAGGTTTCATTTAAGCCCGACTTGGCAAAATTTAACATGACTCATCTTGAGGACGACGTGGTTGCGCTGATGAAAAAGCGGGTATTTGACTTGGCTGGGTGCCTTGGGAAATCTGTGAAGGTTGAACTGAATGGAACTCGGATCCCCGTAAAATCATTTACTGATTATGTTAATCTCTACTTAGATTCTGCTGCTAAATCTAAACCTGAGAAATCTCCAAG CTATCATGTGAAAGTTAATGATAGGTGGGAGATATGTGTGAGTCTTAGTGACGGGCAGTTTCAACAG GTCAGCTTTGTGAATTCGATTGCCACAACCAAGGGTGGAACTCATGTTGATTATATCACTAATCAAATTACAAACCATATAATGAATTTtgtaaataagaaaaacaagaatGCCAACATCAAAGCCCATAACGTGAAGAACTACTTGTGGGTTTTTGTCAATGCTCTTATTGACAACCCTGCTTTTGATTCCCAAACTAAAGAAACTCTGACACTTCGCCAAAGCAGTTTTGGGTCCAAGTGTGAGCTTTCACAAGATTTTCTGAAGAATG TCTCAAAGTCTGGAATTGTAGACAGTCTCCTATCATGGGCAAATTTCAAGCAGAGTAAAGATCTTAAGAAAAGTGATGGAACGAAGACAGAGAAGATTCATGGTATTGAAAAACTAGACGATGCTAACAAAGCAGGAGGGAAGGAATCTGATAAATGTACCTTGATTTTAACTGAAGGAGATTCAGCTAAGGCTCTTGCA TTGGCCGGGCTTGCTGCTGTGGGTCGAGATTACTATGGTGTGTTCCCATTGAGAGGTAAATTGCTCAATGTGAGGGAAGCCACTGCTAAACAGCTCACTGAGAATAAAGAAATTGGGTACATAAAGCAGATTCTTGGACTTCAGCAGCATAAAGAATACGCCAATGTAAAATCTTTGAGATATGGTCATTTGATGATAATGACTGATCAG GATCATGATGGTTCCCACATCAAAGGGCTGTTGATCAATTTTATTCATTCGTATTGGCCATCACTGTTAAAAGTTCCATCTTTCTTAATTGAGTTTATCACTCCAATTGTGAAG GCAACTCACAAAAATGGGGCACAATTATCATTTTATACCATGCCTGAGTACGAGTCATGGAAGCACAATTTGACGGGCAATGCAAGTGGGTGGTCTATCAAGTACTATAAG GGGTTGGGAACAAGCACATCAAAGGAAGGAAGAGAGTACTTTGCAAATCTTGAGAAACACAGGAAAGATTTTATTTGGGAAGATGAACAGGATGGGGAGGCCATTGAGCTGGCATTTAGTAAGAAGAAGATAGAAGAGAGGAAGAGTTGGCTTAGGCAGTTTGAG CCTGGTACTCACCTTGATCAGACGGGCAAGCTCATAAAATACAGTGACTTTGTCAACAAGGAGCTTATACTGTTTTCAATGGCAGATCTTCAGAGGTCTATTCCCTCCATGGTTGATGGCCTGAAGCCTGGCCAAAGGAAAATTCTTTTCTGCTCTTTCAAGAGGAACTTTGTCAAGGAAGCAAAAGTTGCCCAGTTTTCTGGTTATGTGTCTGAGCATTCAGCTTATCATCACGGTGAGCAGAGTCTTGCGAGTACCATCATCGGAATGGCACAAGATTATGTGGGCTCCAACAACATTAACCTGCTTCAACCAAATGGCCAATTTGGCACTCGTAATTAT GGAGGAAAAGATCATGCAAGTGCTAGGTATGTCTATACGCGGCTTTCTCCAATCACGCGGTTTCTGTTCCATAAGGATGATGATGACCTTCTTGACTACTTGAATGAAGATGGGCAATCAATTGAACCAACTTG gtACATGCCAATTATACCAACGGTTCTTGTCAATGGTAGTGAAGGAATTGGGACTGGTTGGAGCTCTTACGTTCCTAATTACAACCCAAGAGACATAATAGCAAATGTTAGGCGCTTGTTGAATGGTGATGCTATGGAGCCTATGGATCCATGGTATAAATGGTTTAAAGGAACTATTGAGAAAACTGCTGCAAAGGAAGGAGGGGATAGCTACACTATTTGTGGAACTATAGAGGAAGTCAATGAGACGACACTAAGGATAACAGAGCTACCAATCCGTAGATGGACACAAGATTACAAGGAATTCCTGGAATCTATTTCTTCTAGTAATAAAGAATGCAAAGATCCCTTCATTGAG GATTTTGATATGAATTGTGATGACGTAACAGTAGAATTTGACGTCTTCTTGACCCCTGAGAACTTGATTAGGGTCACTCAAGAGGGCTTGCTGAAGAAATTTAAACTAACCACTACAATTAGCACAACTAATATGCACCTATTTGACCCAAGAGGCGTGATTAAGAAGTATGACAACCCGGAGCAAA TTCTTGAagaattttttcatttaagacttgaattttatgagaaaagaaag AAATTTCTTCTGAACAAACGTGAAATGGAGTTGTTGAAGTTGGAAAACAAAGTTAGGTTTATCCTTGCAGTTGTGAAGGGAGAGATCATTGTAAGTAATAGGAAGAGAGCTGATCTGTTTGTTGAGCTGCAAACAAAAGGTTTCACTCCTTTTCCAAAGAAAACTAAAGCTGTTGAGCCAGAAGTTGCTGGTGCAACTGACGATACAGAAGAAACAGAAGTGAAATCTCCTGCTGACAGCAGTAGTAATGGGGTACAGATCAGTGATTATGAGTATCTACTGGCCATGGCAATTGGAAGCTTGACCATTGAGAAGGTTCAGGAGCTATGTGCTGAAAGGGATAAGCTCAATAAGGAGGTTGATGATTTGAGAAAGGAAACTCCAAAGTCCTTTTGGAGGAAAGATCTTGATGCTTTGGATGGGCAACTCGAT GAGCTTGACAAAAGTGATGCTCAGTCAGAGgagttaagaaagaaaatgagaggcAAAGCAAGGGGTGAAGCAGCTATGAAGTCTACTAGACAAGCACCCAAGAACCCACGGaagaacaataataagaagGCAAATAATGCAGAATCTGTTGCAGAAGCTGTCTCGTCATCTATGGCTGCAATGGAAATCG AGAAAGCTCCTGAGGCAGCGAAACCCAAAGGCAGAGCAGGCTCTAGGAAAGCTCCTGCTAAG cCGAAAAAGCAAACTTTAGtcttgaatgatgatgatgatgacgatgacgATGTACTTGAGCTTAAAGAACGACTTGCTGCCTATAACCTCGACTCATCTCCTGATCAGTCAGCAG CCATGGAGACTGAAGTGCCCAAAGTACCAGCCAAGAAGAAAGAACCTAGCAAAAGGGCTGCTGCTGCACAGAAGAAGAAGGCCTTGGCAACTGTTTCGGAGATATCTGATGTTGATGATAATGATATTAATgaaattgatgatgatgatggagatagTGAGATAGAAGTTGTAGCTGCTCCAGAAGCCGGGAAAAAGGGCGGGAGAAAACCGGCTGCAAATGCTAAGGCAGGTAAGGCCCCAGCAGCGGCAAAGAAGAGAGGTGCAGGCAATAAGCAGCAGCCTCAGACATTGGGCCAGAAGCTTTTAACTGACATGTTAAAGCCTGCTGAAAATTCTGGGATTTCACCAGAGAAGAAAGTGAGAAAGATGAGGGAATCTCCATTCAACAAGAAAAGTGGTTCTGTGTTGGGAAGGGTTGGTAAGGTAAATGAAGTGactgaaaatgaagaaaattcgGGTTCTGCTTCTACTTCTGCCAGTACTGAAGAAACTATTGAAGTCGCACCAGCAAGAGCAAGACCTCAAAGGGTGAACCGTGCGCAGACAAGGTATGTGTTGAGTGACTCTGAAAGTGAACATGCCACTGAGGATTCTGAATTTGATGAAGTGACTGATGAAAGTGAAGATGAATAG